The genomic interval GTTCTACCTCAGACTTTTTTAGAAATAGTTGGGGATTATACAGGGGTCATGGTAGTTATAGGATATAATGTGGAGCAAATAGGGAATCGTTTTTCCTTTCTAGATTTGCTTACGGATAAGGCAATCATCCATCAAATTACTTTAGGGGATAATCCTAATAAACAACTTTCCTTTATACCCCAGATTATATTTAATATAGCTCTAGTAGATAATCAGAAGGCTAGGGTGCTGCTATTAGGGAAGAACAAAAATAATGAATATCCTGTTTTTGTTCAGCATGGCAAGAACTACTATCTAGCCTCCCACTATATTAAATCACCTTTTTCTATTGCTTTTGCAGAAGTGCTTTATGAGGTTTTCCAAGAGGAAGGCCAGGTGCAAAATCCAGCATATATCCGTTTAGAGGATATTCACCCCTTAGTAGATCCTGAAAAAATGATGGATATAGCAAAAATTTTAAAGGAAAAAAATATTCCGTATATGATTACGGTGATTCCCGTGTATACCAATCCCGAGACAGGGAGGCGGTATCATTTTTCAGACTCTCCTAAACTATTGAGGGTCCTGAAATATATGCAAAGAAATGGCGGTAGCATAGTATTACACGGATATACCCATCAATTCAGGTTGAGCGAAACAGGTGAGGGGTTTGAATTTTGGGATGTTGAGTACAACATGCCTATTTATCATGGGCAGGATGATGAAGTAGTTGTTAAGACGAGAGAAGATTTTAGTAGTGAAGAAGAGTATGAAGATTACCTTAGCCAACAGAAAGCATTTGAAAGAAATTATATAGAAACAAGAATTACAAGAGGAATTCAAGAATTAGCTAACTATGGATTGTATCCCCTTGCCTTTGAAGCCCCTCATTATACCATGTCCCAGCATGGATATGAGGTGATTTCAGAATATTTTTCTACCTATGTAGGTCAACTTCAGATAAGTGATGATGATTGGCGTATTATGACAACAGTACCCTACATGACGAAACCGACATTTTTGCATGGAATGACACTGATTCCTGAAACAATAGGTTATGTTGACCCCGATAACCCTCAATCAATAGAAAAAATGCTGAGCCTTGCCCAGGATTATCAGTTTGTTAGAGATGGAATGGTGGGAGGTTTTTATCATCCCTATTTAGGCGTAGAGTTATTTATAGAATTAATCGAAGAAATTGAAAAAATACCTAATATATCATGGATTGATTTAAGAGAAATAAATAATCGAGTAAATGCTGAAAATGTTGAAATTATAAGCAAGAATGGCCAGCTATTTGTAAATATTAACCGTGTTGGTCTATTTTTAACTTCTAGAGATTACCTAGCCTATCATATCAAAGTTGTAATAAAAACAGTCATGTGGGGCATAGCAGGCATAGGTTCATCGGCTGTTATAATTTTTATATTTAGTATTTTTATATCTCAAAACCGCAATAAATAAGAAGATGGAGGGGGAATAGATTGGCCGATACATTGCTATATATATCTTTATTTAGTATTTGGACCATGCTGTTCTATCATATATTCCTAATGCAGGGGGGATTTCTGCTGTCCCTAAACAATCTATCAATAGGGGAGTCGTGGATTAATGATATTCCTCCACAGCCTATGGTTAGCATTCTAATTCCTGCCCATAATGAAGAGCTTGTGATTGAAGAGACAATAAAATCAATGATAAACCTGAATTATCCTAAAGATAAGCTAGAGATTATCATAATAAATGATCATTCCACAGATTTAACAGGTATGATAGCAGAGTCCTATGCTAGTCGATACCTATATATAAAAGTAGTTAACACTATACCTCCGTTTGTAGGTAAGGGTAAATCTACTGCATTAAATGAAGGATTGAAGCATTCCATAGGGGAGATTATTGTTGTGTATGATGCCGACAATACACCTGAGCCAGATGCTGTTCGAAATTTAATCCTTGTTCTACAAAAAGACAGTGGTGCTGGTGTTTCTGTTGGAAAGTTCCGAGTGATTAATGCAGATAAAAATTTGCTAACAAGACTAATTAATATAGAAACCATTACTTTCCAGTGGTTAGCTCAAGCTGGAAGATGGTATTGGTTTAAACTATGTACTATTCCAGGTACGAATTTTGCAATAAGAAGAAGCATTTTAGAGGAGCTAGGAGGCTGGGACGAAAACGCTCTATCGGAAGATACAGAATTAAGCATTAGGGTCTATAATTTGGGCTATTATATCCGATTTTTTCCATTGGCAGTTACTTGGGAGCAAGAGCCAGAATTATGGAGGGTATGGTGGAAACAAAGAACTAGATGGGCTTGTGGGAACCTATATGTAATTACAAAATATATTTTAGGTTTTCATAAATTACAACATAAAAAGGTATTTATTGATTTACTATATTTTATGTTAACATATTTTTTGTTTATAGGGGGAATTCTCATCTCACATGGTATCCTCATTACTAGTTTATTTGTGGATTTAAACCTAACTATTGGTCTTGTTTCCTATGTGTTATTAGTACTAGGCTTTCTCTTATTTGTTACAGAAGCATTACTGGCAATAAGTATAGAAAATAATCAGTTGACTTTCAAAAACTTTTTTACGGTTTTACTCATGTATTTTACTTATTCCCAAATCTGGTTACTGTTAGTTATGAATGCAGTCTATTTAGAAATAAAGAGTATGATTTTAAGGCGAGAAATAACATGGTATAAAACACAACGGTTTCAGAAAGTTGGAAAAGACAAAGAGCACTCGGCATGAACAGTTTATATAAAAAGATTCATACTTAAGCATGTTGTCATAATTTGATGAAAAATGGGAAAAATACAAAAATAATTTAACTGGTATGGACAACTGTACCAATATAATGTATAATAAGTTTGTAATAAAGTTTTTAATAAATATGAGGAGGGTTTTTATGAAAAGGGGAATGAGTTTATTAATTATTGTCATACTGGTAATGGGGTTGTTGACAGGCTGTTCAGGAGATGCACCTCAAGATGCTTCTACAGAAAACGATACCATACGAATTGGCGCTTCACTTTTGACACAATCACATCCATTCCAGGTTGCTATTAAAGAGGCTATGGAGGCTGAGGCGGCAGGGTTAGGTGTAGAAATTGATATCGCTATTGCGGATCAAGATTTAAATCGACAAATTTCAGCTATAGAGGATTTTATTAACAAGGGTGTAGATGCTATTATACTTGTGCCAGTTGATTCTGATGGTGTTATGGGAGCTATTATGAAGGCTAAGGAAGCAAATATTCCTGTTGTTACAGTGGATATTAAAGCAAATGGTGTTGAAGTAGATTCTCATATTGCTACTGATAACTATGCAGGTGGAATGATTGCAGCTGAAGCGATGGCTCAATTCTTAGAAAAAGCCGGAGATGTAGGATTAATTACTTACCCAGAAGTTCAATCAGTTAGAGATCGTATTGATGGATTTAAAGAAATTGCTGATACATATGAAGATCTAAACATCGTTATTGAATTACCAGGTAGAACAAGAGAAGAGGCTGTATCTGCTTCTGAAGATATGTTAACAAGTAATCCAGGACTTAGGGGTATTTTTGGCTTTGGTGATGATATGGCCATTGCAGCTACTACTGTTATAGGAGAAAGAAATAGCGATACAATTGTAGTAGGTTTTGACGGACTAGAAGAAGCTAGAAACTCTACAGATGCTGACAACGCCTTCCAAGCAGTTGTTGTTCAATACCCAGACCTAATGGGTGCTGAGGGTGTAAGAAATGCTGTAAGCCTAGTAAGGGGTGAAGCGGTAGAAAAAGAAGTGCCTGTAACACCAGGACTTTATGTCCATGGAAGAGGCTTTGTAGATGTAGAGGTTATAAATGGAAAAGTAAATATAGGTTTATAACAATGACACAAATTGAAGAAATACCTAATAGGTATTTCTTCAAATTTTTAATATTTCATTTACAATATAAATGAATCATAAATAATACTGACTTTTATAAAAACAAAAATTTATTGATGGAAATGAGTGTGATACCTTGAATACTGTTCTTGAGATGAAGGGAATTAGAAAGGTTTTTCCAGGTGTTGTTGCACTTGATGATGTAAACTTAAAGCTTGAAAGGGGAAAGGTTTTGGCGCTTTTAGGAGAAAATGGTGCTGGTAAATCTACATTGATGAAGATATTGTCAGGCTCTTACCAACCAGATGATGGAGAAATTTTTCTTTATGGAGAAAAGGTGGAGATAAAAGATGTAATGCGGGCTAAGGAATTAGGTATTAGTATTATTTATCAAGAGCTTAGTCTATGTCAAAATTTGACAGTGGCAGAAAATATCTTTGCACTACAGGAACCAACAAGGTGGGGTTTAATAAAAGATGATGAAATTATAAGCAGAACAAGGGAACTATTTGAAGAATTTAATGTAGACATTGATCCCACCAAGATGGTGGAGGAGTTGTCGGTTTCTAGTCAGCAAATGGTTGAAATCGTTAAGGCCCTATCCTTGAAGCCTAAAATTGTCATCATGGACGAGCCCACCTCTGCTTTAAGTAAGAAGGAAACAGAAACACTATTTGAAATAATAGAGAAGCTGCAGCAGGAAGGAGTTTCTATAATATATATATCCCACAGGATGGAGGAAATCTTTAGAATAACCAACGATGTAAGTGTATTAAGGGATGGAAAATATATTGGAACGGTTAAAACTGCAGACACATCCTCTGAAGAGCTTATCAAAATGATGGTGGGTAGAACTATGGATAATATATATCCTGTTAAAGATTTTAAATATTTAAGGGATGAAAAGCTGTTAGAGGTAAGGGGCTATAATAAGGAAAATTATTTTCATGATATCAATCTATATGTTAGGCCAGGAGAAATATTGGGATTATATGGCTTGATGGGTTCAGGAAGAACGGAGATTGCACAGGGGATTTTTGGCATATTAAAGAAGGACAGGGGAGAAATGTTTATTCATGATAAAAAGGTGGAGATAAAAGACCCCTTTTCTGCTATTCAACATAAAATTGCCTTTGTAACCGAGGATAGAAAAAGAGAAGGACTTATTTTGACGGCTAGCGTTGCTGAGAATGCTACTATGGCTAATATAGATAAAATTCTAAATAAATTTAAATTAATTGAAGATAAAAGAGAAGCCAAAATTGCAAAGGAACATGTTGCAGATCTTAAGGTTAAAACCCCTAGCATCCATCAGACAATTAATAAATTAAGTGGTGGCAATCAGCAGAAAGTGGTTATTTCGAAATGGTTTGAAATTGAACCGGAAATTCTTATTTTAGATGAACCCACTAGGGGAATAGATGTCAGTGCTAAATATGAAATTTACAAACTAATGATTGAGCTGGCTCAAAAGGGTGTAGGGATCATTATGATATCCTCTGAGCTACCTGAAATTTTGAATGTATCTGATAGATTATTGGTTATAAATAAACGTCAAATTGTTACGGAATTAGACCCTAAAAATACTACGCAAGAAGAGATCATGACATATATTGCTGGAAGAGGTGAATAGGTAAAATGCAGCTAAAAAAAATAATGAATAATAGATATTTTAAAAGCTATGGTGGTGTTTTGTTAGCACTGGTGGGATTAGTTATATTATTTTCTTTTCTAAGTCCTCATTTTTTAAGAACAAATAATATTTTAACCATTTTTAATCAGGTTTCAATTATTGCTATTTTGGCCTTTGGTATGACTTTTGTATTGATGATTGGTGAAATAGACCTATCGGTGGGGTCCACTTTAGCCCTATCTAGTGTCATACTGGGGATAGCCTTGTCAACCGGAGTACATCCCTTTATTGCCATCATTTTCACCCTTGGGGTGGGGATTCTGGCGGGGCTGTTTAATGGAGTGGTCAGTGCAAAGCTTAAAATTCCAAGTTTTATTGTAACTGTGGCCACCATGGGTATCTTTAGAGGAATTGGATATGCATTAACCGATTCTAGACCAATACCTATTACTGATTCAGTTATATTGAAAATAGGAAACAATAGATTTTTAGGCGCAATTCCCAATGCAGTTATTGTCATGATATTTATTTTGATTGTCTTTCATATAGTTTTATCTAGAACTAAATTTGGAAGACAGGCTAAAATGGTAGGTGGTAATAAAGTAGCAGCTGAATATGTAGGTGTAGATACGAAAAAATTACAAGTTAAAATATTTATGATTTCAGGGCTAGCCGCTGCCGTTAGTGGTATTTTAATGGCGTCTAGACTTTATTCAGCACAACCCAATACTGCATCTGGATATGAGCTAGATGCTATTGCGTCAGCGGTTTTAGGAGGTACCAGTCTGTCTGGGGGATATGGAACTGTACTAGGAACTTTCATAGGAGCAGTTATTATGGGTGTTATTAACAATGGAATGAACTTAGTTGGTATGGCATATTTTTATCAACAGATTGTAAAGGGTTTAATCATTATTATAGCTGTATTCATTGATGTTAGAAATAAGGAAAGTATACTTGGCAAAAAATAAATTGTAAATTGGAGTTGATAATATGGCTGAAATAATTACCATTGGTGAAGTGCTGGTTGAGGTGATGGCAAAGTCCATAGGACAAAATTTTCATGAAACAGGAGAATTTATTGGTCCATTTCCAAGTGGTGCTCCAGCTATTTTTATAGATCAAGCAGCAAAATGTGGTAGCAAGGCTATGATTATATCAGCTGTTGGAGAAGATGGATTTGGAAGAATAAACATAGAACGTTTGACCAAGGATGGTGTTGATATTTCATCTATCAAAATATCAAAGGATAGGGCTACAGGTGTGGCTTTTGTCACCTATAAAGAAGATGGAGATCGTGATTTTTTATTTCATATAGGAAACGCCGCCTGTGGTGAAATAGATGAAGATTTTTTAAAGGAAGAAGATTTTAAGGATTGTAGATATTTTCATATTATGGGTTCTGCTATTTATAATGAAGGTACATCAAGGGCCATTCTTAAAGGGATGGAATTAGCATTAAAATATGGTGCCAAGATAACCTTTGATCCTAATGTTAGAAAAGAGATTATCGATAATGATGAAAAAAGAAAGTTATTGGTTCATATATTAGAAAAGGCTCATATTGTACTTGCTGGAGAAAGCGAACTATTTTATTTAACAGAAATAGAAGAGGAGGCAGTCAGTGCAAAGGGGTTGTTAGAAAATAATGCAGAAGCTGTAATAGTTAAACGAGGCAGCAGAGGAACTACCTTATACACACCACAGAACACAGTCAATATAGAAGCCTATCCAGTAGAGGAAGTAGACCCTACAGGAGCAGGAGATTGTTTTGCTGGAACATTTGTAGGCTGTATTAACCAAGGCATAACAGTTGAGAAGGCAGTGAAATTAGCTTCAATAGCTGGTGCAAAGGCAGTTACAAAAAAAGGGCCTATGGAGGGAAATACAGATCTTCAGGAGTTAAGTAGAATTTTTGAAGAAATTTATCAATAGATGGAGATGAAAAGATATGTTTATTTCGACGATGGAGATTTTAATTGACGCACAAAATAAAGGGTATGCAGTACCTGCCTTTAATATACATAATTTAGAAACTGCCATGGCAGTAGCAGAAACTGCAGAAGAATTAAAAAGTCCAGTTATATTGGCAGCTACCCCGGGAACCTTTACTTTTAATGGGAGAAAAAATATACATGCAATAGTAGAGACGATAGCTGGAACTACTAGTGTTCCCCTAACCCTTCATTTAGATCATCATACAAGCTTTGAGGATATTAAAACTTCCGTAGACTTAGGCTGCCGATCTGTAATGATTGATGCCTCCCATTATAGCTTTGAAGAAAATATAAAAATTGTCAAAGAAGTTGTAAGCTATACCCATAAAGTCGGCGGTACTGTTGAGGCAGAGCTGGGGGTGCTTGGGGGTATAGAGGATGACCTAGAGGTTAATGAAGATAGGGCTAAATATACAGATCCAGATGCCGCTAAAGAATTTGCAGAAAGAACTGGCATAGATTCCTTAGCTATAGCAATAGGTACAGCACATGGGTTATATAAATCTGAACCTAAATTAGATTATGAAAGATTGAAGCAAATAAAAGAGCTGGTTAGCATTCCTTTGGTATTACATGGTGCATCGGGAATTCCTAATGAAAATATTAAAAGGACTATAGAATTGGGAATATGCAAGGTAAATATTGCTACAGAACTAAAAATTTCCTTTAGCAACGCCCTAAGGCAGCACTTAATAAACCATCCTAGTGAAAATGATCCAAGAAAATATTTTCTATCAGCTAAGGAAGCTGTAAAAAAAATAGTAAAGGAAAAAATATTGTTGTGTAATAGCAACAATAGGGCATAGTCGAGATGATACTGACCATTACTTTAAATCCAGCCATTGATATATCCTATTATGTAAATGAATTGAAACTGGATAATGTGAATCGATGTGATAAATATATTAAAACAGCTGGTGGTAAGGGAATAAATGTTACTAAGGTACTACGGAATTTAAACTGTAATGTGATGGCCACAGGGTTTTTAGGAGGTAGTAGTGGGGAATTTATTAAAAATGAGCTTAAAAAAAGAAAGGTGGATTTAAGATTTGTTGATATAGCAGGAGAGACAAGGAATTGCATCGCCATTGTTTCACAGCAGCAACAGACTGAAATATTAGAATCTGGACCCTTTATCACTGAAAAAGAAGAAACTAATTTTATTGAAACACTAAAAGATAATTTAGATAAATATCCCATCCAAGTAGTAACTGCATCTGGTAGTATACCTAAAGGCTTGAGTAGTTCATATTATACAAAATTAATTAAAATAAGCAATGAAAGAGGAATTAAATTTTTGTTAGACACCAGTGGTATATATCTTCATAAGGCAATAGAGGCATCCCCTTATTTAATTAAACCTAATATTTCAGAACTGGAAGGATTTTATGGCAAAAAAATAGATAGCTTAGAAAAACTAATTAATGTCATGGAGGAATTGAGGGTTTATAATATTCAGATCATAGTGGTATCCCTAGGTAAAGAAGGATGCATTGCATTGTGCGATAATGAGGTATACAAAGTTACTGTTCCTCAGATTAAACTAAAAAATCCTGTAGGCTCAGGGGATGCAATGGTGGCAGGAATGGGAAAGGGCATTGAAAATAAGCATTCCTATGAAGAGATATTAAAAATAGGTAGCACCTGTGGAACACTTAATGCAATGAATGAAGAAACAGGAGCTATTAATATAAAAGAGTTTCAGGATATATACAATAAAATAAAAGTAGAAAAAATAAAAAGGGTTAGTATATAGAATAGCGAAAAAATTTTTGGTAAAAATACTTCAATAATAGTGGATTATATGGTAGAATCAACATTATCATTATCTTAAAAAAGTTGGTTTGTTTAAGTATTTTTTAAAAAATTTGAATCTAGCGGTGATATATTATGATAAACAGAAATTCAGTAATACCTATCTATTACCAAATAGAAGATTGGATTAAATCACAAATAGAAAATGAACAACTGAGGGTTGATAAAGTAATACCCTCCGAAAGAGAGTTAACGGAACTTTTTGGTGTAAGTAGGTATACCGTTAGACAAGCCATTGGCAATTTAGTCAATGAAGGATATCTATACCGTCTTTCTGGCAAGGGAACCTTCGTAAAGGATAGGAATGTTATATATAAAGAAAATAAATATACAAGTTTTTCAGAGGATATGGAAAGCTTGGGGAAAATTTTAAAAAACAAGGTTATTGGCTTTGCTATTACTACTGCCTCCAGTAGTATAGCAAATAGACTTTCCATAAATGAAAAGGATGATGTAATCTCTATAAAAAGGATTAGATCTGTGGATGATGTTCCCTTTTCTTATGAAATGCTTTTTATCCCTAGAGAAATAGTAGGTAACATGGATGAAGGCTTTGCAGAAGGCTCCATGATGGATTATTATGAAAATCATTTAGGTTTAGATATTGATCATTCGCTGGAGACCATTGAATCTGTTAAAGCTATAGAAAAAACAGCAGAAAAATTACAAGTTCCCAAGGATGCGCCACTTTTATTAGTAAAATCAAAGCTATTTTTAGGGAATGGAAAGCAAATACATTATAGGAAGAGTTACTTTAGAGGAGATAAATATAAATTTACAATAAAGTTAAAAAGATAAAAAATCATGTATTCCGAGGCACTTTACTTATTTTGTTAAGGAAATTGCATACTTACATCTCCATAATAGGAGTTATTAACCTACTTTAATGATAACCACCTTTTGCCAAAATAGAGCTAAAGGTGGTTTTTTAAATAAAAAATATCAACAATATTTCAATAATAAAAACAATAGGAGAAGAATCTAAGAACAATTCCCTCTAGGCTTTTTCATAGATAGGTCAGAATTTCTTTGAAAAATATGACGATTTAATCATATTGTAAGGAAACCTCCGTTGACACCAGTTTTTTGGCATAGTATAGTTAAATTAGTAAAAAATGTATAGATTAAAGTGGGGACGGAAATATGAGAAAAAAAATATTTGTAGTGTTACTTGTGGCCATTGATGCAGCATTGATGAATCTAGGCTTTCTTTTAGCCTTTTATATTCGATTTGATGGCGTGCTATCTGGCAAGATGGCAACCCAGTACTTACCTGTTTATTTAGACAATGCTGTGAACTTAACCCTGATTAAATTAGGACTCTTTTATCTCTTTGGCATGTATAAAAACCTATGGAAATATGCCAGCATCGAAGAGGTGTTTCAGATAGCCACTACAGTCTTTGTGGCCAATGCCGGAGTTGTTACCTATATGATGATGACCCAGCAGATGTTACCTAGAAGTATTTATATACTCATCTTTTTATTAGATATCCTGTTGATAGGTGGGGTTCGTCTCAGCTATCGCTTGACGAGAAATATGGGGAAAAATTTAAAGGAGCATGGTTTTGCAGGTATAATCAAGAATAAAGGCCAAAAACGTATTATGATTGTTGGTGCAGGCCAAGCTGGGGCTATGGTCATCAAGGAGTTAAGAAGACATGAGGGCCTCCATAGTAAACCGGTGGCCATCATCGATGATGATGATAGTAAGCTGGGATCGAAAATCCACGGGGTGCCAGTTCTAGGGGACAGGTATCACATTAAAAAGATAGCAGAGAAGAAAAAGGTAGATGAAATTATCATTGCCCTTCCCTCCGCCTATAAAAAGGAAACGAGAGAAATTATAGAGGAGGCCAATAAAACCAAGTGTAAGCTTAAAATTGTGCCGGGGATTTATGAACTGTTGGATGGACAGGTCAGTATTAAGGAACTGCGGGATGTGGAAATCGAAGACCTATTAGGTAGAGATCCTGTGGTGGTGGATCTAGAGGAGATCAGCAGTTATTTAGCCAATAAGGTGGTTTTGGTTACTGGTGGTGGTGGTTCCATCGGTTCCGAGATTTGTCGTCAGATTGCCAACTTTCAACCTAGCAAGCTAGTACTTGTAGATATCTATGAAAACAATGCCTATGATATACAAAATGAGCTGCGGAGAAATTATCCTGATTTAAAATTAGAGGTGCTCATTGCCTCTGTACGGGACAAAAAGAGGCTGGAGGAAATATTTATTGTCCATCAGCCCCAGGTGGTTTTCCATGCAGCAGCCCACAAGCATGTACCCTTGATGGAGGCCAGTCCCCAAGAGGCTATTAAGAACAATGTTTTTGGCACTAAAAATGTAGCGGAATGTGCCCATGATTATGGGGTGGAGAAGTTTGTTTTAATATCCACCGATAAGGCTGTGAACCCCACCAACATCATGGGGGCCACCAAAAGGGTGGCAGAGATGATTATTCAGTCGATGGATCGTATCAGTAAAACGGAGTTTGTGGCGGTGCGATTTGGCAATGTTTTAGGAAGCAATGGCAGTGTTATACCCCTTTTTAGAAGGCAAATTGCTGAAGGAGGACCGGTTACTGTGACGGATGCTGAGATGACAAGGTATTTTATGACCATCCCAGAGGCTGTACAGCTGGTGATCCAGGCCGGCGCCATGGCCCAAGGGGGAGAGATCTTTGTACTGGATATGGGCGAACCGGTAAAGATTATGGATTTAGCCAGAAATCTCATTCGTCTGTCGGGCTTTGAGCCGGAGGTGGATATACCTATAGAGATTGTAGGCCTTCGTCCAGGGGAGAAGCTATATGAGGAGCTGCTAATGGATGAAGAAGGTCTATCGGCCACCAAGCACCATAAGATTTTTGTAGGCAAGCCGGTCTTTACGGATCTAAAGCTATTACATAGGGAGTTAGATATTTTGTTGGACCTATTGTGGGGAGGACCCGAGGCTATCAAGGAATACATGGTAAAAATGGTCCCCACCTATAAACGAACCAGTTAAATACATGAGTAAGCATGAGGGTGACAACACTCTTTTCATATGAAACAAGGTAAAGGCCTTTGAAGAAAATGGTTCTTCAGGGGTCTTTTTCTTTGGATATATTTTAAAAACTATACTAAATCCTTTAGTATTTTGATAAAATAACAGGAGAACCCACAGGACGTTACATAAAGGAGAGAATAATGAATAAAAGCAAAGCTCTAAAAATCAGTTTAAGTATTATGCTTTTAATTTTATTAATAGCAGCAGTTGGTTTTGAAAAATACAATACTATGAAAAATCCTCAGCAAGCCTTTTATAAGGAGCTTCACCAACAGGAGATGGATGCTATAGACAAGGAGACGATCCCCAAGAGGAATATTATCAATGTTCTTTTGTTAGGGGTGGATAGTACAGAGGAGAGGGAGGCTAAGGGATCTGGTTATCGGAGTGATGCCATCATGGTGGTCTCCATGGATTTAGATACAAAGCAGGTAAAGGTAC from Natronincola ferrireducens carries:
- a CDS encoding GntR family transcriptional regulator, giving the protein MINRNSVIPIYYQIEDWIKSQIENEQLRVDKVIPSERELTELFGVSRYTVRQAIGNLVNEGYLYRLSGKGTFVKDRNVIYKENKYTSFSEDMESLGKILKNKVIGFAITTASSSIANRLSINEKDDVISIKRIRSVDDVPFSYEMLFIPREIVGNMDEGFAEGSMMDYYENHLGLDIDHSLETIESVKAIEKTAEKLQVPKDAPLLLVKSKLFLGNGKQIHYRKSYFRGDKYKFTIKLKR
- a CDS encoding polysaccharide biosynthesis protein — translated: MRKKIFVVLLVAIDAALMNLGFLLAFYIRFDGVLSGKMATQYLPVYLDNAVNLTLIKLGLFYLFGMYKNLWKYASIEEVFQIATTVFVANAGVVTYMMMTQQMLPRSIYILIFLLDILLIGGVRLSYRLTRNMGKNLKEHGFAGIIKNKGQKRIMIVGAGQAGAMVIKELRRHEGLHSKPVAIIDDDDSKLGSKIHGVPVLGDRYHIKKIAEKKKVDEIIIALPSAYKKETREIIEEANKTKCKLKIVPGIYELLDGQVSIKELRDVEIEDLLGRDPVVVDLEEISSYLANKVVLVTGGGGSIGSEICRQIANFQPSKLVLVDIYENNAYDIQNELRRNYPDLKLEVLIASVRDKKRLEEIFIVHQPQVVFHAAAHKHVPLMEASPQEAIKNNVFGTKNVAECAHDYGVEKFVLISTDKAVNPTNIMGATKRVAEMIIQSMDRISKTEFVAVRFGNVLGSNGSVIPLFRRQIAEGGPVTVTDAEMTRYFMTIPEAVQLVIQAGAMAQGGEIFVLDMGEPVKIMDLARNLIRLSGFEPEVDIPIEIVGLRPGEKLYEELLMDEEGLSATKHHKIFVGKPVFTDLKLLHRELDILLDLLWGGPEAIKEYMVKMVPTYKRTS
- the pfkB gene encoding 1-phosphofructokinase; protein product: MILTITLNPAIDISYYVNELKLDNVNRCDKYIKTAGGKGINVTKVLRNLNCNVMATGFLGGSSGEFIKNELKKRKVDLRFVDIAGETRNCIAIVSQQQQTEILESGPFITEKEETNFIETLKDNLDKYPIQVVTASGSIPKGLSSSYYTKLIKISNERGIKFLLDTSGIYLHKAIEASPYLIKPNISELEGFYGKKIDSLEKLINVMEELRVYNIQIIVVSLGKEGCIALCDNEVYKVTVPQIKLKNPVGSGDAMVAGMGKGIENKHSYEEILKIGSTCGTLNAMNEETGAINIKEFQDIYNKIKVEKIKRVSI